In Drosophila santomea strain STO CAGO 1482 chromosome 2L, Prin_Dsan_1.1, whole genome shotgun sequence, a single window of DNA contains:
- the LOC120444383 gene encoding 60S ribosomal protein L37a yields the protein MAKRTKKVGIVGKYGTRYGASLRKMVKKMEITQHSKYTCSFCGKDSMKRAVVGIWSCKRCKRTVAGGAWVYSTTAAASVRSAVRRLRETKEQ from the exons atg GCCAAGCGCACCAAGAAGGTTGGAATCGTTGGTAAATATGGTACCCGTTATGGTGCCTCCCTGCGTAAGATGGTCAAGAAGATGGAAATCACCCAGCACAGCAAGTACACTTGCTCCTTCTGCGGCAAG GACTCCATGAAGCGCGCCGTTGTTGGCATCTGGTCCTGCAAGCGCTGCAAGAGGACCGTCGCCGGTGGCGCCTGGGTGTactccaccaccgccgccgcctctgTGCGATCCGCCGTCCGTCGTCTGCGCGAAACCAAGGAACAGTAA